The Intestinibaculum porci DNA window AGTTTGCAGTCTTTAAATACCGAGATTTATGAAAAATGGCTGCCCAGTGAAGGGCTCAAACATGGCGCAATGCGTGACATGATCATTGAAGTGTACAGTGATCAGGATCCTGCATCACCAGCTTACGAATGTGCGATTTGGATGCCCGTTTTAAAAGGTGCACAGCTGTAAAGAAAAAATACAAATAATCATAATTTACTACGTTTTGGGAGGATCGTTTATTTTATGAATATTGTAAATATGCAGAAAAATCAGGAAATGATGAAAAATATTAAGGATATAAAGGCAATTATTGATGATGCCAAAAAACATAAGGATAAGCATGCGCTGACCTTACGTAATTGGCTGCTAGGTAAAACTCTTGTAGAAAAGGAATTTATCAAGCAATTTCATCAGGAAGGACTTTACTATTTATCTCACGAACTCATGCGTGTATATGGAGAAGGTTTTCAAATTGAATTTCTTTTAAACTGTATCCATTTTTATAAGCTATTCCCACAGTTTTCCAAAGACTATGCTTTAAAGAAGCCATTATTATCATGGCCGCATTACCAGCTTCTTTTACAGGTCTATGATCAAAAACAAAGAGCGTGGTATGAGCAGAAGGCGCTGATCCGTCAATGGGATACACGGAGTCTGCATTGGAATATTCTGATTGATTATTATGCCCAGGCGCATAATCGTTCACCGCAACGTGAAGAGAGCGTGCCGAGTCACTTATATGATGAAACCATCAATTATGAAAGTGAAGAGAATAACCTAAATATTCTTTCTGCTTTTTTACAAAATCTTAATGACTAGAGAGAAAGCTGAGGCTTTCTCTTTTTTAATGGAATATCCTTGACGATTTAAATGTAATATATATTATAAATAAGAAAAACAAGGAGGGATGAGCAATGTCGTTACAAATGGAAAATGCGGAGGCATTATACTTAAGAGGTATTCGTGATGGAGAAGTAGAAGAAGTTGTCCCTGATCGTCAGGAACTGACTAACTCCGGAAAATTCTAATCAAAGGCCAGTGATGGCCTTTTTAAAATGTAAAAAAGGTAAGAAACATATCATATTCCTTTTTTTGTTTGAAGGCTTATTGTGGCCTTTTTATGGCTCTTGTAGAATGAAAGGGAAAGGAGGAATTCTATGGACATACAAAACTTTCGCAAAGCCGTTTTCGCCATTGCAATTCCTGTCGCTTTGCAGTCAATGTTACAATCATCGTTCTCGATGATTGATCAGGTCATGGTCGGTCAGTTAGGCAAAAAAGCGATCGCCGGCGTAGAAATCGCTGGGAAGCCAGCCTTTATCTACGCTTTTATCGTCAATGCTATCTGCACCATTGCCGGAATAATGATTGCCCAGTATATCGGGCAAAAGGATCACTTATCAGAAGAAAAAGCTATCACCGTGAATGGTTTAGTCACCATTGTCTTTGGCTTTCTATTTACCGCTATTTCATTAGGCTTTACGCGACCGTTTCTTCATCTTTTTACCAAAGATGAACAGGTGATTCGCGAAGGGATGAAATACTTACGCATCATTGGCTATTCCTATATCCCATTAGGTTTAACAAGCTTATTAGCCGTGCCGATTCGCACCCATGGCAAGTCTCCCTGGCCGCTTTATGTCAGTATTCTCTCTGCCATCATCAATACCAGTCTCAATTATGTTTTGATCTTCGGCCATTTTGGGATGCCGCAATTAGGCATCACCGGCGCCGCAATTGCCAGCGTCATTTCTCAGCTTGTCAGTATGATTCTACTTACTTTCTTATTTTTGAAACTCTATGGCGCTTTTCATCCATCTCTTGCCTTGGGCAAAAAGCGCACCAAACAATATATCAAAATGTTAGCACCGGTGGTATTAAGTGAATTTTTATGGACGTTAGGGCAGAGTATGAATACTTTTGTCTATGGGCATATGGGTACCAGCGAATTAGCCGGCATGTCCTTGACGGGACCCGTGCAGGGCATGCTCATTGGCGCTTTAAGCGGTCTTTCTCAGGCGGCAGGTATTCTCATTGGTCAGTCCCTTGGGGAAAAACACTATGAAGAAGCTTATCACCATAGTAAAACTTTAATGCGTTATGGCTTTATTGGTTCGGCTGTTTTAGCTGTCGCTTTACTTATTTTCCGCACCCCCTACGTGGGTATTTATCAGGTTGATCATCATGTGCAATCGATCGGTTCTTCCCTGCTTTTGGTATTTGCCTTTCTGATGCCTATTAAAGTCGAAAATATGATCTTAGGCGGGGGGATTATTCGCAGCGGCGGTCTTACCCACTATATTATGTTCATCGATACGATTGGCACTTGGGGGGTAGGTGTCCCATTAGCTTTGCTTTCTGGCCTTGTTTTCCATTTACCGATTGTTTCTGTTTATTTGATTTTGTCGCAGGAAGAAGTTGTCAGACTGATTATTTCGATTATCATCTTCCGCTCCAAGAAATGGATGCATACGATCAATTAATAAAAAGTACGCAAAATGATAATTCTTTATTGAATTAAAAGAGAAATCGTGTCTATACTAGAGGCAGAGAAAGGAAGGCGTTTTATGAACGAAGATTTTTTCTGCCTCGATGATCATGATCATAAAGATCAAGTCATCTTTTATAAAAAGGATCGTGCAATGTATGTCAGTGAAAGCTACATTGAAGATATTTTTGGACAAAAAGATATTTGGCGCTCCCACTGGTGTGGTTTAACACGTGATTATAATACCTTATTTGGACCTTTTGCAACCTTACGCAGAGTCTTAGTGGATGCCAATGATTATTTAGAAGATCTCAAGCAGTATGACCTTAATAAAGTGAAGCATCCAGAAATCTTAAAACATATGCGGGCATTCTTTGAAGAAGCCGTAGAGCGTGATGAATATGTCTTTGTCCGTGAAGTCTAATCCTTTGTTTTTGTGATACAATAACAAGGAAAGGATGTGAAATCATGGCTATTCAACCATTAAATAAAGCGCACAGCACTCTTTATGGCCAAATCTATGCTGATGCTTTTAACGGTTCACCATGGTATGATCATTGGCAGGTCGCTGATGCGATCATTCATGTTGAAGAACTCATCCATACACCAACCGTTTATGGCCTAGAGTATGTTGCAAATGGTGAGGTCGCAGGCTTTATCTTAGGCTCATCGATGTTATTTTCTTATGGTCGCTTTTTTGAGATCAATGATCTAGCGGTCGCGCCTGCGTATCAGCACCAAGGCATTGGCCGGGCCTTATTAGAGCAGTGTTTGGCTGATCTAAAGAAGCAGGGGATCGTTGGTGTCCATCTGATTACCCAAAGCGAGGGCGCTTTACCCGCATTTTATAGTAAGTATGGCTTTACCAAAGAGAATGTCGTTATGCTGATGGGAAAGTCATTCAAGTAATCGTGCGTAAACACGATTATTTTTGAGATGAACCGATTACGGAGTCTGATCCTAGCAATCGGGCGATCTTATAGGCATAAGGGGCTTTCAATAATTCCATTATATAGGCTATTTAAAAGCCTAAGTTTCAATCAAAAAGGTGATGAATGGAGAACGCATTCATCACCTTTTTTTCACTAACGCTCTTTAAGAACATGAATAGTAGAGATGCCATATTTCTTTAAAATCGCGATTGTTTGCGCATTGATGACTTCCCCCGGGACAATTGGTAAAATAGCTGGCGGACAGCCAATATGACAGCGCACGCAAATGCGTCCGATACATTTGTCATCGACAGTGACTTCCTCTTCTAAAGCAAAAAGAAGTTCATAAGGCTGATACTTTACTTCTGGAAGGTCTGTTTTGAAACTTTCTTCTTTGTTTTGAAGATATTTTTCATCATGAGATAATAAAGTAAAGGCGCGTTTAATGCGCCACAGATCGTCATCACTATTAAGCGGTGATAACATCATCACGACAAAGTCTGGATCGGCATATTCACATTCAATATGTAAAGCGGTTAATGCCTGCATCAATGATGCGCCCTGATGAGGGACGGAGATGGTGATTTTTAATGGTTCACTTTCTCGTAAATGAAAACCTAAGGATTTGATCTCTTGTTTTAATGTATTGACTTTTAAAGCAAATTGTTTATAAGCATCAGGATGGGTGATCAGCCACTTATTAACTTTGTCCATGGATTCCATAATCAGATAAGAAGGGCTGGTTGAGCCAAACATCACGCTGTCATCTCTTACTCTTGAAGAGAGCTGTAAAAGCATCTGCGGCGCCTGTTTACTGATATGAAGATAAGCGGCGCCGGTAAGGGCTGGTAAGGTTTTATGGGCAGAATCGCAGGCTAAATCTGCGCCGGCATCAAGCGGATGCATAAAGGGGGCATTCATGAATTTAAGATAAGCGCCATGGGCATTATCGACAAGTAGCAGGATATGATGCTGATGGCATATTTTAGCGAGGCTTTGGATATCAAGGATATTTCCAAGATAGTCAGGACTCGTCAGATAAAGAGCGCAAGGACGTGTTTCTAAAGTAGAAAGTGTTTCTTTTAGGGCATTAGGAGTGATCTTACATTCACATAAGGAATCATGATCTAAGCCATTTAACCACTTAATGTCAAATTTTAATAACTCTGCGGCATGGATGAAGGTCTTATGCGCATTACGGCCCGCTAAAATCAGGGGACGATTCGTGTGGCTTTGGTAATGATAGGCGCAGGCTAAAGCGCACATCGTTTTGATGCACTGGGAAGAGCCGCCCGCCGCATAATAGGTATGATAAGAATCAAAGAGCGCGGTGGCGATCTCTTCGCTTTGTAATAGGATGCCTTCTGCTTCATAGAGGGAATCAGCGCCGGTGATTTCGGTAAGATCATGGGCATAGATGGCCTCGTGCTGATGGGTGGGATCGATCCCTTTATGACCAGGCATATGAGCGCGAACAGGCTTACTTTCCAGATAGTCTTCGATAAAGTCGGCTACGGGGGTATAGGTTTTATGGACTTTCAATGTCATCATCCTTTCGATAGTCTAATGAAAACTACCAAAAGATTTTCTTTTGGTAGTTTAACTGATATTTTAATTTGCACAATCATCAGATGAGCAATCACTGCAGTCATCATCAGCTAAGTTGCCTTCGCCAACAGAGAAGTTCGCTGAGGTATAGCCGTGTCTGACGGAACCATCGATGCCTTCTAAGTCTTCGGCCACTTGCAGCATGATTGCACATTCCATACGCTTACGGAATAATTCACAGCCATATTCATAGATGCCTTTGACACTGCCGGTCGCATGGTAGGCATTGGCTGCGCAGCCGCCGGAACAGTACAGTTTTGCCCAGCAGTCCTGACAGTCAGGACGCGCATACGCGTTGCAGCAGCGGAAATCTTCCTGCACTTCATGATTAGTCACACCGTGGTAGATATCCCCTAATTTGAATTTTTCTTCACCCACGAACTGATGGCAAGGGTATAAGTCACCCCAAGGGGTTACGGCCATATATTCCGTTCCCGAGCCGCAGCCGGAAATACGTTTATAAATACAAGGTCCTGATTTAAGATCGATCATATAGTGATAGAAGGTAAAGCCTCTTCCTTCCCGATCCCTTTTCAACATTTCTTTAGCTAGTAATTCATACTGCTCTTTAATGACTGGTAAGTCTTCTTTCGTTAAAGCGAGAGGATCATCAGGTTTTGAGACCACTGGTTCCATTGATAATTCGGTGAAGCCAAGATCAGCCATATGTAACACATCTTTTGTGAAGTCCGTATTGTTATGGGTGAAAGTGCCTCGCATATAATAGTTCTTGCCGCCGCGGGCTTTCACAATTTTCTGGAATTTAGGAACAATCTGATCATAGCTGCCATGACCTTTATAGTCTACGCGAGTACGATCATGAACTTCCTTACGGCCATCTAATGAGAGCACCACGTTGCTGATCTCTTTATTACAGAAATCGATCACGTCATCATCAATGAGCATGCCGTTAGTTGTTACGGTAAAACGAAAATGTTTCCCAGCTTCTTTTTCTTTCGCGCGGGCATAAGCCACAATCTGTTTACAGACATCCCAGTTTAAAAGGGGTTCACCGCCAAAGAAGTCGACTTCTAAGTTACGTCGTGAACCAGAGTTTTCAATTAAGAAATCAATGGCGCGTTTCCCGACGTCTAAGCTCATTAAGGCTTTTTCACCATGGTATTTCCCTTGACTGGCAAAACAGTATTCACAGTTTAAATTACAGGTATGGGAAACATGTAAACATAAGGCTTTGATCACCCCAATATTTCTTTTCTTGAATTCCCCAGCAAGGGGTTCATAAGTATCTGGGGTAAATAATTTATGATTATTTTTTAAGGTTGTAATATCTTCAATGCAATAGTGAATATCTTCGGGAGTTACATCGGGTCTGTCCCCATATTTCTCCATGATTGCCTTCACGATTTCTTCTTCCGGGTGATCAGGATACATGGCAATGATGTCATAAGCGACATCATCAACGGAATGTACTGAACCTGAGCACGTATCGAGAACAATGTTGTAATTGTTCAATTTATACTGATGTACCATTTATAATTCACTCCATTTGTTTATTTTTTTCATAATTGTCTGGTTAGACAATAAAAGAACCGCCTTAGCGGCGGTATCAGAAATGTGCCTAAAGACAACTATTACTTCGTTTTTTCACACTGCTGGTTAGCAACACCGCAGCTTGTTTTACAAGCACTCTGGCATGAAGTCTGGCATTCGCCGCATCCGCCAGTTTTTGCACTTGCGCAAAGGTCTTTAGTTTCAAGAGTTTTAATTCTATTCATAATGATTCTCCTCCTCATTTAGAATTTAATCTTTCACAAGAATTGTAGCACATAATGATATTCCAGACAATACACAACTCGGTGATGACAATTGAGTTTGTAGATCATGTCTTTGCTGATAGGACTCTGCATATGGCTTATATTTCAAAAGGTATAGACGATCGGATAAGTGTATGACTGTTGCAAAGTTTGATAAATATTTGCTTACTTAATGAGCAATGTGATGAAATCCCCGCTAAAACAATTTGTTTTGCTTACGATGATCTGAAATTTATAAAATATCCAGCCACTTTTGTCGAGCGTGAAGAATTCGATGAATGACAATTGTTTTGTTTTCTTTATGAACTTTATAGAAGATGATATAGTTTTTCACAAGACATTTTCTAAAATCTTTACATTTAAGATAAGGATCATCAACGCGTTCATAACGTTGAGGCATACTAAATAAGCCTAAGATCGTATTTTCTGTGTCATTAAGTAATTCGTCTGCAATACACGGCGCATCCAAATTGTGAGTGATATAACGCAAGATACCTTTTAAATCCTTTTGATAGGCTTCAGAGACAATAATTTTATAATTGTCCATTTTTTAAGTCCTCTCTTAAGCTTTTCATAGAATCTTCAAAACTTAAGGTACGACCATTTGTAAAATCGGCTTCACTTTGCTGTAAAAGCTGATAGAGTTCATATCTACTCATAAATTCGTTATACAGTTCAATGCTCATAACAGCAAGATCCCCACGACCGTTCTTAGTAATAAATACAGGTTCACTGGTTTCGTGGCAAAAGGAAGAAATTTCATTGTAATTATTACGTAAATCTGTACTTGACTTAATGTTTGGCATAAGAGCACCTCCCTTAATCTAAAGAAATTATATCATTATATCTTTAGATGATCAATTATTGAAGAGAGGGTGATTTCCGAAATTCCAGTTAGAAGTGAATTCTATCATTCATTTCTCAATCCTTATTTTTAAATGCGATATCATTATTATGTCAAAGTGTTAAACTCGATTCGATTTGAAGGTAAGGACAAAAAAGATGGTGAGTTATGGTCTGGAAAAGCTTCTCATCATCTCTCTAACAAGACGATGAAGAAAAAGATAAGTCCCCACAAGTGAGGACTTTGAATGTTAATAACGACAAGCAAATTTTAAAGTCTTTTTCTTGCCATCAAAGGTGAAGACAAAGCGATAGTTTTTCACGTGATCGACATTTTTATAAGGCATGGAAAATAAGTCAAAGCCATAACCAACGGCATCATACTTCTTTAAAGCTTGATCAGAAACAGTAATGCGACGATATTTGCTTTGCATATTAAAACTGCCTTTCTTCATCAGCTTTTGATCACCATACAGTGCCACATTTAAATGTTTGACCTTACGTAAATCAATCTTGTATCTAGTCTTAAACTGGCGCACATAGAAGTTGACTTGATAGGTATCACGTTTCTGATAGTTTTTTGTCTTCGCTAGGATAATCGCTTCATTATGATAAAGCAGTTTGGTCTTTTTACGCTTTTCTTTTAACGCTGGGGGTGTATAGGTATCTTCATTAATATGTTTGATACCCTGGGCATGATTATTCTTTAAAAAAATGCCTCCCACCATTAAAAAACTAAGAACTAAAGCTAATAATTTTTTCATATAATCGCCTCCTAAGGTTATTGTAGTAAATAAAATATAAATTTGTGTACTAAAATTCTTAATAATGCTTAAGATATTTCAAAAGGACCAAAAATAGTCATATAATAAGTAGAGAAAGAAGGGATCTTATGGGGGATTACATTATTTATATGGGCGTGATCGATCAGGACATTAAACATATTTTAGCGCATGATCATTTGATGATGAGGCCGGTTTCTAAGGAAAACATCGCATCATGTTTACAGGATCATCCTTTGCTTTGCCTTTGTGTGAATCAGGATGTGAAAGTCATTCAGATGATCAGAGCTCTCTCTTTTGTGCCCTTACTTGTTTTAACATCTCAATGTGATGGCAAAATCATTCATGATTATTATGAAGCGGGTGCGGATGAAGTGGTATCTTCATCCATCCATCCATCCTTGCTTGTCAGATCAAAGCCTTTATCAGACGTACTCGTGACTATCGATTGTATCAGGAATACTTAATTGCTGGGTCATTAAAGATTTCTTACTTTGAGCAGGTGGTGATTAAAGAGGAAAAAAGGATTGCGCTTACCTATAAAGAACACCAGGTACTGCTTTATTTTGCAAAGCATCAGGGAGAAATCATCTCTTTATGTGAGTTATGTGAAGAGGTTTGGCATAAACATTATTATAAAAGTGATAGCTACACGATCATGACATGTATCCGTCATTTAAGAGATAAGATTGGGGAGGATCTCATTATTACAATTTATGGGCAGGGCTATGTATTGAAGGTATAGCTTGAGGAAATATGAAGATATTGTATAATAATGCAAAAAGGAGAATTTTATGAACTATCCTCAAATCATAGAAACCAAACGTTTCCTATTAAGACCATGGGAAGAAAAAGATGCCACGCTGTTGTATCAGTATGCCTCAGATCCTGCGATTGGGCCACGCTGCGGCTGGAAAGTGCATACATCGCTTGATGAGTCACGCCTTACGATCAAACAGGTTTTACAGGTGCCTGGCACTTATGCAATCACATTAAAAGAAGGAACACTTATTGGCTGTATCAGCTATAAAGAGACAAAGGATGCTGATGCATTAGAAATCGGCTGCTGGTGTGCACCTGCATACTGGGGGCATGGCTACATGCCGGAAGCGGTGAATGCTTTAGTAGAAAGGGCTTTTAAGCAGGAGATAAAAGCTTTACGCTATTGCTTTAAAAAAGACAATAAACAATCACAGCGTGTTGCGGAAAAGTGCGGTTTTGTCTTTGAGCATGAAGAAGAGACATACATGCCTTTGATTGATGAAACATGGGATTTAGTCGTGATGTATAAAAGGAGATAAAGCAATGAAACATTTAAGAAAAGATCATTCTTCACAGCTGATTTTTATGACAGCTGATCAGAGATTAGCGATTGATGAAAATATTATTGAGGAAATCTTTGGTCGAGATGAAGTTGAAAATCAGACCTGGATTGGTTTAACTGAAGATTATAATGATTTAGATGGTCCTTTTGATGCGATCAATCCTGTTTTTATCAATAGTGAAACCTATTTAAAAGACTTCTGTTTTTATCGCGGGAAAAGTTCTCATCAGGATGTTCTTGAAAAGATGATCGCTTTCTTTGAGGAGGCGAAAGCGCACCATCAAAAGATTCAGGCCTTAGAAATAGGAGAATGATATGATGACAATCATGATTATTGAAGATGAAGAAATGATTCGTGAAGAACTTTCTTCTTTATTAGAAAGTGCAGGGTATAGTGTGATTGCGCCAACGGATTTTCAGAATGTCACGAAGCAGGTATTAGACGTAAAACCAGACTTGCTGTTATTAGATATTCAGCTGCCGGGGGTGAATGGGGAAGTCGTGTTAAAAACCATTCGGGAACATTCCTCTTTACCAGTCATTATGGTCACAAGTCGTAATACTGAGATTGATGAAGTGCTATCGATGAGTTATGGGGCTGATGATTATATCACCAAACCTTATAATCCAACATTACTGTTATTACGAGTACAGGCAGTTTTAAAAAGAACTCAGAATGTGAAAAATGAAGAGATCACGTATGAAGATATTCATGTTGATATGAAAAAAGGGGTCTTAAAGACAGGAGACCATGAAGAAGTGTTAACGAAAAATGAAATGCTGATATTTTCATATTTATTAAATCATCGCCAGGGCATTGTCTCACGTGATGAACTGATGACCACTTTATGGGATCATAAGGAATATATCAGTGATAATGCCTTAACGGTCAATATCTCCCGTTTACGTAAGAAGCTCAAGAACTTAGGCCATGAAAATGCTATTGAAACCCGTAAAGGGCAGGGGTATATCTTGGCATGAAACGTTATCTCTTAGATCATCTCGTTTCGCTTATCATTGTGATCCTAATGATGGCTTTAAGTTACTTTATGGCTGATGCTTTTCAAACTTCAAGGCAGTTTATTTATGGGATGTTAGTGGTGGAAGGGATAGGCTGTTTGAGTCTTTTTCTCTATGACTTTTTACGGAAACATTTCTTTTATCAGGACTTACATAACAAACTTACCCATTTAGATCAAAAGTATTTACTCAATGAAATGTTAGAGCGTCCCCGCTTTTATGAAGGACAGGTGCTTTATGACACCCTCTATCAGGCTAATAAATCGATGAATGAACACTTAGCAGAATATGAACGTGAACTGACTGATTATAAAGACTTTATTGAAATGTGGATTCATCAGGTCAAAACCCCCATTGCCTCGTTATCTCTCTTATTACATCATGAACATAATCAGAAAGCTTTAACCCAGTTAAATCGGATTGAGAATTATACCAGTCAGGTGCTTTATTACATTCGTTCTCAGTCAAAAACCAAAGACTATCTCATCAAAGAGGTGAATCTTAGTGATGTGGTCAATCATGTTCTTGTCCGTAATAAAGATGATTTATTAGCTTATGGTTTTGACTTTCAGATTGACCCTTTAGATGTTAATGTTTATAGCGATGCCAAATGGTTAGAATTCATTTTAGATCAGATTGTCTCTAATGCCATTAAATATCGTAAAGAGCATCCTGTCTTAAAGATTTATACCAAAGAAGATCAGGATCATCTCTCCTTAATGATTGAAGATCATGGCCTTGGTATTAAAGCCAGTGATCTGCCTCAGGTCTTTAAAAACTCTTATACCGGTTATAATGGTCATATCGAATCGAAGGCGACCGGCATGGGCTTATTTATTGTGAAAAAGCTTTGTGATGCCTTAGGTCATCAGGTATCAATTGATTCTAAGGAAGGATCTTATACGATTGTCACCATAACCTTTGGCAAACATGATTATTTTATAAATTAAGCTGTTTACCCGCATGGGCAAACAGCTTTTTTACGATAATTGCTTAAACCATTTGGCCAGGTGCTGATACTCAGATTCTAGGCAAATACAGTAGAAATCCATATGGGCGTCTTCATCCGCAAAAGGAATCGAAAATCGATGGCGACGCATTCCTAGAATACGTATTGATAAATCGGTGGAGAAGGTTGGAAGAGAGGATGTATCAGCTACTTCGATCAGGGATTCAGAGCCGGAGAGTAAAAGGAATTTAGATTGTGGCATATGTTTTCTGACAATCGCATCCCAGACCCCAACTTCAGAAACCATCAAAAAGCTTTCGCCATTCATCTGTGCAAAAGTGACACTATTTTCATAAGCATACTTATGCTCTGATACGAGGCAGGCACACAGCTGCTCAGAGCCGCAATGTTTAGAATAATAAAGTTCATCCTCAAGGGGATGTGTAAGGATGATCATTTGATAGGTTTTGTTATTGAGACCTGTGAGCAGGGACTGCTCATCAGCCATTTCTGTAGATATGGCCATTTGCGTGAAGGCTGCTGTCAGTTTTGGGGTTAATTCCAGCAGTGGTCCCGGAGCGCAGGAGCCAACGGTGATCGTTTTATGGCGACGATCGGTCAGCCGTACCTGCTCTTCCATGGCTTCCTGCATCCGCAAGATATTTTCAGCATATTCCGCTGCCACTTTTCCCGTCTCATTAAGATATAGTCGCTTTTTCTCCCGCGCAAACAGTTTCACACCAAATTCTTCTTCAAGTTTATGCATCGATCTCGTGAGCGTGGGCTGAGTGAGATGCAGGGCTTGGGCTGCCTCAGAGAGAGTGCGATGCTTTTTGAAAGCCACAAGATGTTCTAAAAGATATGTATCAATCATAATAACCTTCCTGTAAATATACGTGATACGTATATTATAATACGAAAGTTCAATTTTACAATACAGTAATATCGGGATAAGATGTAGCTGTAAAGATAAATGAAATTTATAAAAGAAAGGAAGATAAAAAGATGCAGACACTTATTGCATACTTCTCTTGGAGTGGTCATACAGTAAAAATCGCAAAAAAGATCGCTGCTGAGACGGACGCAGATTTGTTTAGAATTGAACGTCAAGTGCCTTATAGCCAAGACTATGAGACATGTGCCTATAAAGAAGCTAAAGAAGAAATTGATCAAAAGGTCAGACCGGAGATTAAGACACCGCTGCCAGATATTCAAAAATATGACAATATCATTGTGGCGTTTCCTATCTGGTGGTATACCTCACCGCTGCCGGTATGGAAATTTTTAGAATCGTATCCGGATTGGAAAGGGAAAAAGATTTATCTTTTTGCTAATTCTTATACCGATGACTATACATATATGGAAAATGCCTTAAAAGATGCTCGGTCTTCAGTTAAAAATGCCAAAGTGGAAGCGGGACTCTTTAATCAGGAAATAGAAAAATTAGATGAATGGTTAATTGAAAGACATTTGAAATAGGAGGATTAAAAAATGGAATATGTTACATTAAACACAGGGGCTAATATGCCATTAGAAGGATTTGGGGTTTTTCAGATTCCTGATCTAAAAGAATGCGAAGAGGTAGTGTATAACGCGATTAAGACTGGCTATCGTTTATTAGATACGGCTGCTGCATATGGAAATGAAGAAGCTGTTGGCAAGGGCGTTGATCGGGCCATCGCAGATGGCTTCACGACGCGTGAAGAACTCTTTATCACGACGAAAGTATGGGTTACTGATATGAAGAGTGAAGAAGCTGCTTACGAAGCTGTTAAAACATCTCTTAAAAAATTAAATATGGATTACGTTGATCTGATTCTCTTACATCAGCCCATGAGTGATTACTTTGCGGCTTATCGCGGCATTACGAAAGCATACAAAGAAGGTTTAACCAAAGCGATTGGTGTCGCTAACTTTTATCCAGCCATTCTCGCTAACCTTTGCAAAACTGTTGATGTTATTCCAGCGGTTAACCAGATTGAGCTTCATCCTTACTTTGCGCAGGAAGCAGCTTTGGAAAATATGAAGGCTTATGGTATTGTACCTCAGGCATGGGCACCTTTAGCGGAAGGAAAACATGGTATCTTCACTGATCCTGTGTTAACCGAAATTGGTAAGAAATATCATAAGAGTGCCGCTCAGGTTGCTTTAAAGTGGAATGCGCAGCGGGGTGTATCCATTATTCCTAAGTCAGTCCATGTAGAAAG harbors:
- a CDS encoding aldo/keto reductase, which produces MEYVTLNTGANMPLEGFGVFQIPDLKECEEVVYNAIKTGYRLLDTAAAYGNEEAVGKGVDRAIADGFTTREELFITTKVWVTDMKSEEAAYEAVKTSLKKLNMDYVDLILLHQPMSDYFAAYRGITKAYKEGLTKAIGVANFYPAILANLCKTVDVIPAVNQIELHPYFAQEAALENMKAYGIVPQAWAPLAEGKHGIFTDPVLTEIGKKYHKSAAQVALKWNAQRGVSIIPKSVHVERMLENIDIWDFELTDEEMAQITAMDLGHSEIVSHDDPAFVKYIFHLHS